GGCGATATTGCAGATGCTGCTTTTGTGGACCGCTTATTCAATGATTATCCGATTGATGGCGTGATCAATTTCGCTGCCGAGTCTCATGTTGACCGGTCGATTGAAGATGCACGTTCTTTTATCGAAACGAATGTTTTAGGAACTCAGGTTCTGCTGCAGACTGCAAAGCGCGACTGGGAAATGCGCGGAAAGCTCAAAGAAAATCGATTTCATCAAATTTCAACTGATGAAGTGTATGGTTCCTTAGATACTGATGGAAAGTTCCATGAACATACCCCTTATGATCCGCGAAATCCATACAGTGCATCAAAAGCAGGGGCGAATTTACTCGTAAAAAGCTTCGGGCATACATACGGGATGAATATTGTCATCTCGAGCAGTTCAAACAACTATGGCCCGCGGCAGCACGAGGAAAAATTGATTCCTACGATAATTTCCAACGCTCTTAAACAGCAGCCGATCCCGATTTATGGAGACGGAGAAAATATAAGAGACTGGCTGTATGTTGAAGACCACTGCAGGGCACTGGACTTTATTTACCACGGCGGCCAAGCGATGGAAAGCTACAATGTCGGCGGTGGAAATGAATTGAAAAACATTGAGCTCGCTGGTGAAATCTGTGAGATTTTAGATCAAACCTGTCCGCAGGAAAAAGGAGAGCTTAACAGTTATAAAGAATTAATTACCTTTACAGAAGACCGTCTTGGACATGATCGCAGATATGCGGTAGATGATACTAAATTGAGAAATTCATTGGGATGGCAGCCGGAAGTTACGATCGAGCAAGGATTACAAGAAACCGTAAATTGGTATGTAAGGCAATGGGCACAGCCAAGCCGGTAATTTCAGTCGTTGTACCTATTTATGGCTGCCGCTCCTGTTTACGTGAATTATGTAACCGTGTCCGAGCAACGATTGCAGATATACCAGCTGATTATGAAATCCTATTGGTCAATGATTCAAGCCCTGATCATGCTTGGAAAACGATCACCGAATTAGCCGGTGAGGATCCCCTGATCAGAGGCATTGATTTAGCGAGGAACTTTGGTCAGCACTATGCGATTACAGCAGGTCTAGATCATACGACAGGAGACTGGGTCGTCGTTATGGACTGTGACTTACAAGACCGTCCTGA
This window of the Halobacillus sp. Marseille-Q1614 genome carries:
- the rfbB gene encoding dTDP-glucose 4,6-dehydratase, which produces MNKRYLLVTGGAGFIGSNFINYYCKKYPDAALLNVDKLTYAGSLSNVSNLEHYENYQFVQGDIADAAFVDRLFNDYPIDGVINFAAESHVDRSIEDARSFIETNVLGTQVLLQTAKRDWEMRGKLKENRFHQISTDEVYGSLDTDGKFHEHTPYDPRNPYSASKAGANLLVKSFGHTYGMNIVISSSSNNYGPRQHEEKLIPTIISNALKQQPIPIYGDGENIRDWLYVEDHCRALDFIYHGGQAMESYNVGGGNELKNIELAGEICEILDQTCPQEKGELNSYKELITFTEDRLGHDRRYAVDDTKLRNSLGWQPEVTIEQGLQETVNWYVRQWAQPSR